One window from the genome of Nitrospinota bacterium encodes:
- the rlmN gene encoding 23S rRNA (adenine(2503)-C(2))-methyltransferase RlmN: MENLLGTTEKKLTDYFVQWDVKPYRVHQVFTWIYHRGVRDFDLMTNLSKSLRQLLSEKFYISLPRILKKLSSVDGTIKYLFELEDGSTIESVWMPSEQRKTLCISTQVGCRLACTFCKTGTLGLKRNLTADEIIGQFIKVNEDLPEKDRITNVVIMGMGEPLDNYQPVVDALRLMVSPQALKISTRKITLSTSGLVDKIRNFQEENIHVNLAISLNATLDEVRDKIMPINKKYPIEVLMDTLRSYPLKPTRMITFEYVLLAGINDTDEDAKRLARLLKGIPSKINLIPFNHYESSDYYPPSEDRIASFQNYLLSKNYSVFVRKNRGTDIMGACGQLAAQAVSYV, translated from the coding sequence ATGGAAAATTTACTAGGCACTACAGAAAAAAAATTAACTGACTATTTTGTTCAATGGGATGTGAAGCCTTACCGCGTGCATCAGGTTTTTACCTGGATTTATCATCGTGGAGTGAGAGACTTTGATCTCATGACCAATCTCTCCAAGTCTCTGCGCCAGCTTTTGAGTGAAAAGTTTTATATTTCCCTGCCTCGCATTCTTAAAAAACTTTCATCCGTGGACGGGACCATAAAATATTTATTTGAACTGGAGGATGGATCCACCATAGAAAGCGTTTGGATGCCTTCAGAGCAGAGAAAGACATTGTGTATCTCCACACAGGTTGGGTGCCGATTGGCATGTACCTTTTGCAAAACAGGGACACTTGGGTTAAAACGTAACCTGACCGCCGATGAGATTATCGGGCAGTTCATAAAAGTAAACGAAGACCTTCCAGAAAAGGACAGGATCACCAACGTGGTCATCATGGGAATGGGAGAGCCACTTGATAATTATCAGCCGGTGGTGGATGCGTTGCGGTTGATGGTGTCTCCGCAGGCTCTGAAAATTTCTACGCGGAAAATCACTCTTTCGACATCAGGATTGGTCGATAAGATAAGAAATTTCCAGGAAGAAAACATCCATGTGAATCTGGCCATTTCATTGAACGCAACCCTTGATGAAGTGCGGGATAAAATCATGCCCATCAACAAGAAATATCCCATTGAAGTTTTAATGGACACTCTCAGGAGTTATCCCTTAAAACCCACCCGGATGATTACATTTGAATATGTTCTCCTGGCTGGTATCAACGATACGGATGAAGATGCGAAGCGCCTGGCCCGGTTACTGAAAGGCATTCCCAGTAAAATTAATCTGATTCCATTCAACCACTATGAATCCAGTGACTATTATCCGCCGTCTGAGGACAGGATTGCATCGTTCCAGAATTATTTACTATCCAAAAATTATTCGGTTTTTGTTCGAAAAAACCGCGGAACTGATATTATGGGAGCCTGCGGACAACTTGCCGCCCAAGCTGTGTCCTACGTATAA
- a CDS encoding glycosyltransferase family 2 protein has translation MSQPQPDASLDLSVVIPIYNERENLVALEERLNETLQKLDFNYEVVFVDDGSLDGSDELIRTLQKHNPHLRLIRFAKNFGQSAAFVAGFRTSRGRIIVTMDADLQNDPADIPALLEKIKEFDVVCGWRHKRNDPWIKKISSKVANAVRNQLSDETIADTGCSLKAFRRECFDNIILFNGMHRFFPTLIKMEGFSVTQVKVSHHPRLHGKSKYNIRNRLWSSLKDLFGVRWLKKRRLNYYVIEEE, from the coding sequence ATGAGCCAACCCCAGCCTGATGCAAGCCTCGATCTTTCGGTGGTCATTCCCATTTACAATGAACGGGAAAATTTAGTAGCCCTGGAAGAAAGGTTAAACGAAACCCTTCAAAAACTCGATTTCAATTATGAGGTCGTATTTGTAGATGATGGCAGTCTGGACGGCAGTGATGAATTGATCCGCACTCTTCAGAAACACAATCCACATTTGCGATTGATCCGGTTTGCAAAGAATTTTGGCCAGTCAGCCGCATTTGTGGCTGGGTTTCGAACCTCTCGCGGTCGAATCATTGTCACGATGGATGCTGATCTTCAAAATGATCCAGCGGATATTCCTGCTCTTTTGGAAAAAATCAAGGAATTTGATGTGGTCTGTGGCTGGCGGCACAAACGCAATGATCCCTGGATAAAAAAAATATCCTCTAAAGTCGCTAATGCAGTGCGCAACCAATTGAGTGACGAAACCATTGCCGACACCGGCTGTTCTCTCAAGGCATTTCGCAGGGAATGTTTTGATAATATTATTTTGTTTAACGGGATGCATCGCTTCTTCCCGACCCTGATTAAAATGGAAGGCTTCAGTGTCACTCAGGTCAAGGTCAGCCATCATCCCAGACTTCACGGCAAATCCAAATACAACATCCGCAATCGGCTATGGTCTTCACTGAAGGATCTCTTTGGGGTCCGCTGGTTGAAAAAAAGGAGATTGAATTACTATGTCATTGAGGAGGAATAG
- a CDS encoding lipid-A-disaccharide synthase N-terminal domain-containing protein has product MTATYWLVVGFIGQALFAMRFIIQWIISEKHGESIIPLPFWYFSIGGSIILLTYSIHKQDPVFILGQSLGSVIYIRNLILISRKKKAMANAEIQNG; this is encoded by the coding sequence ATGACCGCAACTTATTGGCTCGTAGTCGGTTTTATAGGGCAAGCGCTTTTTGCCATGCGGTTTATCATCCAATGGATAATTTCAGAAAAGCATGGAGAAAGCATAATCCCCCTGCCCTTCTGGTATTTCAGCATTGGCGGCAGTATCATATTGCTGACCTACTCCATACACAAACAGGACCCCGTATTTATTCTCGGGCAGAGTTTGGGATCTGTTATCTATATCCGCAATCTCATTCTGATTTCCCGCAAGAAAAAGGCAATGGCAAACGCCGAAATCCAAAATGGATAA
- a CDS encoding cytochrome ubiquinol oxidase subunit I, with protein sequence MDSFRNLKYKSFSLKVLFALILVYGLVHLAPEPFSSSSKFSFVGGPDKVFAQEEDEFEEGEEAPAEGEETGAEEGSTDGEDAAVAGEEEEDLSYLTDIGPAKDHEFKPFSFMGFSNRKITWVAAQLHILFASFILGCPMFVVIMEVMGARRTQGVRKAIILSNVFLGVLIGVVIGITGEIIVGIHHGVLYGLWACAFGAFIVSFLNYFHRLMDVRVSALVGAVFGTLIAIPLTPVEHIETSGIILAVINGAVGGTLANMIMFAKSDFKFERLAHEITKVIGMCYSFTALTGGLFLFVMIVLYQDFITYLVQSFPVLFMVAYPTLFILETIVMYIYVYSWDPLNQQNKKGRHIVCGVVLNVLGLSLLCALDGPATFMQTPPKPLDELMNINEWSRIATSTWMPLNYHRLVGNGTFGGYMVGIIGAYMYLWSDKKEEKEYYDWVGYIGNIIGVAIMIPLPAMGYIFVREIYQYDATIGMYIMSDRESMFMLVQGLLVGTMFSASNIYMWVSMKRIENAQRFFPAMKFGFILIVISATIWFTPRRFFATMMPEPGMDPNMVLPDNLAFLALMISKNTAAFALVTVTFINYVFYTIATKTGKVHYGKINPLGIYVLILLGFADIWLMSWMGTIRELSRMNWHIYKVFKDVTPEKFAPSLAESGFHVTTIVWTFFIIMTATIWLAIKYPKTKKTPAIPATATPQMAE encoded by the coding sequence ATGGACAGTTTTCGGAACCTGAAATACAAGTCATTTTCACTTAAAGTTCTTTTCGCCCTGATTCTGGTTTACGGACTGGTTCACCTGGCGCCTGAACCTTTTTCGTCGTCCTCAAAATTCAGCTTCGTGGGTGGTCCTGACAAGGTATTTGCTCAGGAAGAAGATGAGTTTGAAGAAGGCGAGGAAGCCCCTGCTGAAGGCGAGGAAACTGGTGCAGAAGAAGGTTCTACAGATGGTGAAGATGCCGCCGTTGCGGGTGAAGAAGAGGAAGATTTATCCTACCTGACAGATATCGGACCCGCTAAAGACCATGAATTTAAACCTTTCTCCTTCATGGGATTTAGTAACCGCAAGATCACCTGGGTAGCCGCCCAATTACATATTCTGTTTGCCTCGTTCATTCTTGGCTGTCCCATGTTTGTTGTCATCATGGAGGTCATGGGGGCCCGAAGGACTCAGGGGGTTCGTAAGGCGATCATTCTTTCCAATGTTTTTCTCGGCGTGCTGATCGGCGTTGTTATTGGGATAACCGGAGAAATTATCGTCGGTATTCACCATGGCGTTCTCTATGGTCTATGGGCGTGTGCATTTGGCGCATTTATCGTGAGTTTCCTGAACTATTTCCATCGATTGATGGACGTCAGAGTTTCAGCTCTGGTTGGCGCCGTATTTGGGACACTCATCGCTATTCCACTGACCCCTGTCGAACATATTGAAACATCGGGCATCATCTTAGCCGTCATTAATGGCGCGGTGGGTGGCACCCTGGCAAATATGATCATGTTTGCCAAGTCCGACTTCAAGTTTGAGCGGTTGGCTCACGAGATCACCAAAGTCATCGGCATGTGTTACAGCTTCACCGCTCTCACCGGCGGGTTGTTTCTTTTTGTGATGATCGTGCTCTACCAGGACTTCATCACCTATCTGGTGCAATCCTTCCCGGTTCTGTTCATGGTGGCCTACCCGACGCTGTTCATCCTGGAAACCATCGTCATGTACATTTACGTGTACTCCTGGGATCCACTCAATCAACAGAATAAGAAAGGCCGACACATCGTTTGTGGCGTTGTCTTGAATGTTTTAGGTCTGTCTCTGCTTTGTGCGCTCGACGGTCCGGCTACTTTCATGCAGACACCTCCAAAACCCCTTGATGAACTGATGAACATCAATGAATGGTCGCGAATCGCCACTTCCACCTGGATGCCGCTCAATTACCATCGTCTGGTGGGCAATGGCACCTTTGGCGGTTATATGGTCGGCATCATCGGCGCGTACATGTATCTTTGGTCGGATAAAAAGGAAGAAAAGGAATATTACGACTGGGTCGGGTATATCGGCAACATCATTGGCGTCGCCATCATGATTCCCCTGCCAGCCATGGGTTATATCTTCGTCCGCGAAATTTACCAATACGATGCCACCATCGGCATGTACATCATGTCGGACCGGGAATCAATGTTCATGCTCGTGCAGGGTTTACTGGTCGGAACCATGTTCAGCGCCAGTAATATCTATATGTGGGTGAGTATGAAGCGTATTGAAAATGCACAACGGTTTTTCCCGGCCATGAAGTTCGGATTCATCCTGATTGTCATATCCGCAACCATTTGGTTCACACCCAGGCGCTTCTTTGCCACGATGATGCCGGAACCGGGAATGGACCCCAATATGGTGCTACCGGATAACCTGGCGTTCCTGGCTCTCATGATATCCAAGAACACAGCGGCATTTGCCCTGGTCACGGTAACTTTCATCAATTACGTCTTTTACACCATTGCCACGAAAACCGGGAAGGTGCATTACGGAAAAATCAACCCGCTGGGAATATATGTTCTGATTTTACTCGGATTTGCGGATATCTGGCTGATGAGCTGGATGGGGACCATTCGTGAGCTATCGCGAATGAACTGGCATATCTATAAAGTCTTTAAAGACGTGACGCCGGAGAAATTTGCCCCATCGCTTGCTGAGTCCGGGTTCCATGTCACCACCATCGTTTGGACGTTTTTTATTATTATGACGGCCACGATCTGGCTTGCCATTAAGTACCCAAAAACCAAGAAAACACCGGCAATACCGGCTACAGCTACGCCACAAATGGCTGAATAA
- a CDS encoding c-type cytochrome — MQEKTFKQKATKIVPISLGLIAVFWIGGNAIGLSPAVVKRLAGIVLVAMTYALLLAIPKSEFKEKTFFQNLKFKIPVITIIAVIIWVVSGQFGFPIWWQIEFVAFALVGLTYFVLLDLRAMKPEKGQVQTTIRLIGTYALPSILFIVITAQLPQFDPQFELDKLNKPPVKLSGLAGPEVIAAGREVFENNKCFNCHKVFWEGNSDRGPNLGTKQIGLYSDDYIKEQILEPRKKQSPGFDDPKSKKAMPTYYGEDLSEDELSALVSYLKTLRDPTHMPVEGKFPDQWTWWDDATIVAEGQQVFEGAEPATEGLNCAVCHGKDGTPMMTGALDFRKEDNPDTLKMPDRLPDVLLKDWPDALWYKRVTRGVDATPMAPWGMIFQHLYLWKAEAYARTFHDPLDKRAAKRPVPPVPTKEEVESWKTNGLFLDPLI, encoded by the coding sequence ATGCAGGAAAAAACTTTTAAACAAAAAGCGACCAAAATTGTACCCATATCTCTGGGTTTAATAGCCGTATTCTGGATTGGCGGGAACGCTATCGGCCTTTCCCCCGCCGTTGTAAAACGGTTAGCGGGAATCGTTCTGGTGGCGATGACCTATGCCCTTTTATTGGCTATTCCAAAATCAGAATTTAAGGAAAAGACCTTTTTCCAGAATTTGAAGTTTAAGATTCCGGTCATCACCATTATTGCAGTCATTATCTGGGTTGTCTCCGGGCAATTTGGTTTTCCCATCTGGTGGCAGATTGAGTTTGTGGCTTTTGCTTTGGTCGGCCTGACCTATTTCGTGTTGCTGGACTTACGGGCCATGAAACCGGAAAAAGGCCAGGTTCAAACCACGATTCGCCTGATCGGCACGTATGCACTACCGTCCATACTTTTTATTGTCATCACCGCCCAGCTCCCCCAGTTCGATCCACAATTTGAGTTGGATAAGCTCAACAAGCCGCCGGTGAAACTATCTGGCTTGGCAGGCCCTGAAGTCATCGCTGCGGGCCGGGAAGTGTTCGAAAATAACAAATGTTTCAACTGCCATAAAGTTTTCTGGGAAGGCAATTCCGATCGAGGCCCCAATTTAGGCACCAAGCAAATTGGCCTTTACTCGGATGACTACATTAAAGAACAAATTTTGGAACCCAGAAAAAAACAATCGCCCGGCTTTGATGACCCCAAGTCGAAAAAAGCCATGCCGACTTATTATGGGGAGGATCTCAGCGAGGATGAACTGTCCGCTCTTGTGTCTTACTTAAAGACTCTGAGAGATCCCACCCATATGCCGGTGGAGGGAAAATTCCCCGATCAATGGACCTGGTGGGACGATGCGACTATAGTTGCCGAAGGCCAGCAGGTTTTTGAGGGAGCCGAACCCGCAACGGAGGGTCTCAACTGTGCGGTCTGTCATGGTAAAGATGGAACTCCCATGATGACCGGTGCTTTGGACTTCAGAAAAGAAGACAATCCCGACACCTTAAAAATGCCCGATAGGCTCCCTGATGTGTTACTCAAAGACTGGCCGGATGCTCTTTGGTACAAAAGGGTCACTCGCGGCGTCGACGCTACGCCTATGGCTCCCTGGGGCATGATATTTCAGCATCTGTATTTGTGGAAAGCCGAAGCCTATGCGCGGACATTTCACGATCCTCTGGATAAGAGAGCCGCAAAACGGCCTGTTCCACCTGTTCCCACCAAGGAAGAGGTTGAAAGTTGGAAAACGAATGGATTGTTCCTCGATCCGCTTATTTAA
- a CDS encoding BolA family transcriptional regulator, which produces MDTTEVIEKIMKEKLEAQHVAIVDESYLHRGHKAAGGGGHYHLTVVSSQFETVNAIDQRRLVYSALDDQINGTPKLIHALQIKTLTPEQWKAASGN; this is translated from the coding sequence ATGGATACCACTGAAGTCATAGAAAAAATAATGAAGGAAAAACTGGAAGCCCAGCATGTAGCCATTGTTGACGAAAGCTATCTCCATCGCGGCCATAAAGCGGCGGGCGGGGGAGGGCACTATCACCTGACCGTGGTTTCCTCCCAATTTGAAACCGTCAACGCGATCGACCAAAGACGGCTGGTATACAGCGCTCTGGACGATCAAATCAACGGGACTCCCAAACTCATCCACGCCCTGCAGATAAAAACTTTGACTCCAGAGCAATGGAAAGCGGCTAGCGGAAATTGA
- the lpdA gene encoding dihydrolipoyl dehydrogenase — translation MDQKHLLVLGAGPGGYAAAFLAADMGMKVTLVDSDPNLGGVCLNRGCIPSKALLHIAKLINEAHEAKGWGLDFGEPKIDLEKLKSWKNDVVQKMTGGLMTLSKQRGVTLIQGRGVFLDSHNLEISGKEKISFDHCILATGSRPVIPEIFSGLGSRMMDSTSALEIYEIPKKLLVVGGGYIGLEMGTVYDALGSRVTVVEMTSGLLPGIDRDLVRPLQARLKKTLADILLDTKVINAKETPAGITVVLESSTGKTEATYDRILVSVGRQPNSNGIGLENTQVRMDGRGFVQIDDQQKTADPAIFAIGDVIGGAMLAHKASAEAHVAVEVLAGQPGKFDYRAIPAVVFTDPEIAWCGLTEMEAKEKGKDIRIAKFPWGASGRAQTLGRPDGSTKLILAADSDKILGVGIVGTGAGELIGEAVLAIEMGAMAGDIAFSIHPHPTLSETLKEAAEAHLGKSPHVYKRK, via the coding sequence ATGGATCAAAAACATCTTTTGGTTTTGGGGGCCGGGCCGGGAGGCTACGCCGCCGCTTTTCTGGCCGCGGATATGGGAATGAAGGTGACGCTGGTGGATTCAGACCCAAACCTCGGCGGTGTCTGTCTTAACCGCGGTTGCATCCCCTCCAAAGCTCTGCTTCACATTGCCAAGTTGATTAACGAAGCCCACGAGGCCAAAGGCTGGGGCCTGGATTTTGGTGAACCAAAAATTGATCTCGAAAAGCTGAAATCCTGGAAAAATGACGTGGTCCAAAAAATGACCGGCGGGTTGATGACACTCTCTAAACAAAGAGGGGTCACCCTTATTCAGGGGCGTGGCGTGTTTCTGGACTCACACAATCTTGAGATTTCCGGAAAAGAAAAAATAAGTTTTGATCACTGCATTCTGGCCACGGGTTCGCGGCCTGTAATCCCTGAAATATTTTCCGGTCTGGGGTCTCGGATGATGGACTCCACCTCGGCCTTGGAGATATATGAAATACCAAAGAAACTTTTGGTGGTCGGCGGCGGGTATATCGGTCTGGAAATGGGAACGGTTTATGACGCCTTGGGAAGCCGGGTGACCGTTGTGGAAATGACCTCCGGGCTTCTTCCAGGAATCGACCGCGATCTGGTTCGTCCTCTGCAAGCCAGGCTGAAAAAAACATTGGCAGATATTTTGCTGGATACAAAAGTTATTAATGCAAAAGAGACTCCGGCAGGCATCACGGTTGTTTTGGAATCTTCCACTGGAAAAACAGAAGCCACTTATGACCGCATTCTGGTTTCAGTGGGCCGTCAGCCCAATTCCAATGGAATCGGACTGGAAAATACCCAGGTCAGAATGGATGGCAGAGGATTCGTGCAAATAGATGACCAGCAGAAAACTGCCGATCCCGCAATTTTCGCCATTGGCGATGTGATCGGTGGGGCCATGCTGGCCCATAAAGCTTCAGCGGAGGCGCATGTCGCGGTGGAAGTCCTTGCCGGTCAACCGGGTAAATTTGATTACCGGGCCATTCCCGCTGTGGTATTTACCGACCCCGAGATTGCCTGGTGTGGGCTCACGGAAATGGAAGCGAAAGAAAAGGGGAAGGATATTAGAATTGCCAAATTCCCCTGGGGGGCTTCGGGCCGGGCGCAGACTTTGGGACGACCCGATGGATCGACCAAACTGATCCTGGCCGCTGATTCAGACAAAATTCTTGGAGTGGGCATCGTTGGAACCGGAGCCGGAGAATTGATCGGGGAAGCGGTTTTAGCCATTGAAATGGGGGCGATGGCCGGGGATATTGCCTTTTCCATTCATCCGCATCCGACGTTATCAGAAACGCTGAAAGAGGCCGCAGAAGCCCATTTGGGGAAATCGCCCCACGTATACAAAAGAAAATAA
- a CDS encoding MOSC domain-containing protein, with protein MATIQSINIAVPGNVLVSGDKKIFSGILKKPVQGKIFLDNLGFQGDGVADHRFHGGGDKAVCVYCIDHYPFWEKELKQALSFGAFGENLSVTGLTETEVHIGDVFRVGEAEVQCTQPRQPCHKLNKVFDFQGMACRVQTTGFSGYYLRVLKPGWVEAGEKIVPLQADPKGISVETANDLMHKNKKDWDGIGEILSVAALSDSWRETFQKRLNDGTTEDTQLRLKGV; from the coding sequence ATGGCGACAATTCAATCGATAAATATTGCAGTTCCTGGAAATGTGCTTGTTTCTGGGGACAAAAAAATATTCTCTGGAATCCTGAAAAAACCCGTTCAGGGAAAAATTTTTCTCGATAATCTTGGTTTTCAGGGCGATGGCGTTGCCGATCACCGCTTTCATGGGGGCGGCGATAAGGCGGTGTGCGTTTATTGCATTGATCATTATCCTTTCTGGGAAAAGGAGTTGAAACAGGCATTGAGTTTCGGGGCTTTTGGTGAAAATTTAAGTGTGACCGGGTTGACGGAAACCGAGGTTCATATTGGCGACGTTTTCCGCGTTGGCGAAGCGGAGGTGCAATGCACCCAACCCCGGCAACCCTGCCACAAACTCAATAAGGTATTTGATTTTCAGGGAATGGCCTGCCGGGTGCAAACCACGGGATTCAGCGGCTACTACCTGCGCGTCCTCAAACCGGGGTGGGTGGAGGCCGGTGAGAAAATTGTTCCTTTGCAAGCTGACCCCAAAGGGATTTCTGTTGAAACCGCCAATGACCTCATGCATAAGAACAAAAAGGACTGGGACGGGATTGGTGAAATTCTATCGGTTGCGGCGTTGTCGGATAGCTGGCGGGAAACGTTTCAAAAGCGGTTAAACGACGGGACTACAGAAGACACGCAACTTCGCTTGAAGGGAGTTTAA
- a CDS encoding ABC transporter substrate-binding protein, which produces MSKQENCHNALGNAFDPETHLTHDGSHTPQSECLNEKDSCEKDNPSTEEDIIDRVVENAVVRAIFNNNDVSRRSFMKLVGSGTAAAIIASIFPLGAAKALAKEGLKGGLEMKNLSLGFIPITCATPIIMSEPMGFYKKNGLNAKVRRASGWAMVRDWAINKEVQAAHMLSPMPLSITMGEGSKKVPFFMPAIENINGQAITLANKHKGVKSAKDMKGFRFCVPFDYSMHNFLLRYYLAEGGIHPDKDVQIRVIPPPEMVANLKAGNVDGYLAPEPFNQRAVYENAGFIYKLSKEIWPGHPCCAFGISQEFAKENPNTFLALFRSIVEATHFASNPANRKDIAKAIAPKNYLNQPLTVVEQVLTGRYADGLGNIKNEPDRIDFDPFPWHSMAVWILTQMKRWGFAKGNIDYKSVAEEVYLAAECDNIAKELGYETHGDTYAKHVLMGGKVFDPSKPEEYLKSFPIHSMT; this is translated from the coding sequence ATGAGCAAACAAGAAAATTGCCACAATGCACTGGGTAACGCTTTCGATCCCGAGACCCATTTGACGCATGACGGTTCTCATACACCTCAGTCGGAGTGCTTGAATGAGAAGGATTCCTGTGAAAAAGATAACCCTTCCACCGAAGAGGATATAATCGACCGGGTGGTGGAAAACGCGGTGGTGAGAGCGATCTTTAATAACAATGACGTGTCCCGCAGGTCATTCATGAAGTTGGTGGGCTCCGGGACCGCGGCGGCGATCATTGCCAGCATATTTCCCTTAGGTGCCGCAAAGGCATTGGCCAAGGAGGGGCTGAAGGGGGGTCTGGAGATGAAAAACCTTTCACTCGGGTTCATCCCCATCACTTGCGCTACGCCCATCATCATGTCCGAGCCCATGGGATTTTACAAAAAAAACGGGTTGAACGCGAAGGTGCGCCGGGCCTCAGGGTGGGCCATGGTGCGCGACTGGGCGATCAACAAGGAAGTGCAGGCCGCGCATATGCTGAGCCCGATGCCGTTGTCGATTACCATGGGTGAGGGATCCAAGAAGGTTCCTTTTTTCATGCCAGCAATAGAAAATATCAACGGTCAGGCGATTACCCTGGCCAACAAGCACAAAGGAGTAAAATCCGCGAAGGACATGAAGGGTTTCCGGTTCTGCGTGCCATTTGATTACTCCATGCACAACTTTCTTTTACGCTATTATCTGGCCGAGGGAGGCATCCATCCGGACAAGGACGTTCAGATTCGTGTGATTCCGCCGCCGGAGATGGTGGCCAATTTGAAGGCGGGCAACGTGGACGGGTACCTGGCTCCGGAACCGTTCAACCAGCGTGCGGTGTATGAAAATGCCGGATTCATCTACAAGCTTTCTAAGGAAATCTGGCCGGGGCATCCTTGTTGCGCCTTTGGAATTTCACAAGAGTTCGCCAAGGAGAACCCCAACACCTTTTTGGCGCTGTTCCGGTCGATCGTCGAGGCCACGCATTTCGCCTCGAATCCGGCCAACCGGAAAGATATCGCCAAAGCGATCGCTCCAAAGAATTATTTGAACCAGCCGCTCACCGTTGTCGAACAGGTGTTGACGGGCCGGTATGCCGATGGCTTAGGAAACATTAAGAACGAGCCGGACCGCATCGATTTCGATCCTTTCCCCTGGCATTCGATGGCGGTTTGGATTTTGACTCAGATGAAGCGATGGGGCTTCGCCAAGGGCAACATCGATTACAAAAGTGTCGCTGAGGAGGTTTACCTGGCGGCGGAATGTGACAATATCGCCAAGGAGTTAGGATACGAAACCCATGGTGATACCTATGCAAAGCATGTCCTTATGGGAGGAAAGGTGTTTGATCCTTCCAAACCGGAAGAATATCTAAAGAGTTTTCCGATTCACAGCATGACATAA
- a CDS encoding ABC transporter permease subunit codes for MAEKIQVSQKKGASYAYMLVSLAILAFFIGVWHLNTLTKEFVSAGLSEDQLTVMEFNGDIIRTEDGGYENNPAKTQGIPGPLAVLKYSIDQFSRPFHKNGTNDHGIGHLVTYTIKRFFSGFLIASVIGIFIGVIIGLNAVIYQALNPFFQILKPISPLAWMPLLLYTVKDPKITAILVVFMAAIWPTMANTAFGVKSLKKEYLHVASILQLSWFTKLFKVVLPGAAPAIVAGLRISFGAALVAVVPAEMLLGELGVGYLTWIEWNNLDISGVLFAIGVIGVVGWSLDMLFNSVANSLTYSE; via the coding sequence ATGGCAGAGAAAATACAGGTCTCCCAAAAAAAAGGTGCGTCCTATGCTTACATGCTGGTCTCCTTGGCGATTCTGGCGTTCTTCATTGGGGTGTGGCATCTAAATACGCTTACAAAGGAGTTTGTTTCGGCCGGGCTTTCCGAAGATCAACTCACGGTCATGGAGTTTAATGGCGATATCATTCGTACCGAGGATGGCGGTTACGAGAACAACCCAGCGAAAACCCAGGGGATCCCCGGCCCCCTTGCTGTTCTGAAATACTCGATCGATCAATTTTCACGCCCGTTCCACAAGAACGGCACCAATGATCATGGTATCGGCCATTTGGTCACCTATACCATCAAACGGTTTTTCTCGGGATTTCTGATCGCCTCGGTGATAGGCATTTTCATCGGCGTGATCATCGGTCTCAATGCCGTGATCTATCAGGCGCTCAATCCGTTTTTTCAAATTCTGAAACCCATTTCTCCGCTGGCCTGGATGCCCCTGTTGCTGTACACGGTTAAGGATCCTAAAATCACGGCGATCTTGGTGGTATTCATGGCGGCGATTTGGCCGACCATGGCCAATACCGCCTTTGGCGTTAAGTCGCTCAAGAAAGAGTACCTTCATGTCGCCAGCATTTTGCAACTTTCCTGGTTTACCAAGTTGTTCAAGGTCGTCCTGCCCGGCGCGGCGCCGGCCATTGTTGCGGGGTTACGCATTTCGTTCGGCGCGGCACTGGTAGCCGTGGTGCCGGCGGAAATGCTGTTGGGCGAACTGGGAGTTGGATACCTGACCTGGATCGAGTGGAACAACCTGGACATCTCGGGGGTTCTCTTTGCCATCGGGGTTATAGGGGTCGTTGGTTGGTCCTTGGACATGCTTTTCAATAGCGTCGCTAATTCATTAACCTATTCGGAATAA